The following proteins come from a genomic window of Streptococcus oralis:
- the rplJ gene encoding 50S ribosomal protein L10 yields the protein MSEAIIAKKAELVDVVAEKMKAAASIVVVDARGLTVEQDTVLRRELRGSEVEYKVIKNSILRRAAEKAGLEDLASVFVGPSAVAFSNEDVIAPAKILNDFAKNAEALEIKGGAIEGAVASKEEIVALATLPNREGLLSMLLSVLQAPVRNVALAVKAVAESKEDAA from the coding sequence ATGAGTGAAGCAATTATTGCTAAAAAAGCGGAACTAGTTGACGTAGTAGCTGAAAAAATGAAAGCTGCTGCATCTATCGTCGTTGTAGACGCTCGTGGTTTGACAGTTGAGCAAGATACAGTTCTTCGTCGTGAGCTTCGTGGAAGCGAAGTTGAGTATAAAGTTATTAAAAACTCAATCTTGCGTCGTGCAGCTGAAAAAGCTGGTCTTGAAGATCTTGCATCAGTATTTGTTGGACCATCTGCAGTAGCATTTTCTAACGAAGATGTTATCGCACCAGCGAAAATCTTGAACGATTTTGCTAAAAACGCTGAAGCACTTGAAATCAAAGGTGGTGCAATCGAAGGCGCTGTCGCATCTAAAGAAGAAATCGTTGCTCTTGCAACTCTTCCAAACCGCGAAGGACTTCTTTCTATGCTCCTTTCTGTACTTCAAGCGCCAGTGCGCAACGTTGCTCTTGCAGTCAAAGCGGTTGCAGAAAGCAAAGAAGACGCAGCTTAA
- the rplL gene encoding 50S ribosomal protein L7/L12 has translation MALNIENIIAEIKEASILELNDLVKAIEEEFGVTAAAPVAVAAAGAAEEAAKDSFDVELTAAGDKKVGVIKAVREITGLGLKEAKELVDGAPALVKEGVATAEAEEIKAKLEEAGASVTLK, from the coding sequence ATGGCATTGAACATTGAAAACATTATTGCTGAAATTAAAGAAGCTTCAATCCTTGAATTGAACGACCTTGTAAAAGCTATCGAAGAAGAATTTGGTGTAACTGCAGCTGCTCCTGTAGCAGTTGCTGCAGCTGGTGCTGCTGAAGAAGCTGCTAAAGATTCATTCGACGTTGAATTGACTGCAGCAGGTGACAAGAAAGTCGGCGTTATCAAAGCTGTACGTGAAATCACTGGTCTTGGACTTAAAGAAGCTAAAGAACTTGTTGATGGTGCACCAGCTCTTGTTAAAGAAGGCGTTGCAACTGCAGAAGCTGAAGAAATCAAAGCTAAATTGGAAGAAGCTGGAGCTTCAGTTACTCTTAAATAA
- a CDS encoding ABC transporter ATP-binding protein, with protein sequence MRRQTANQTLKRLAKDLASHPFLLFLAFLGTIAQVALSIYLPILIGQVIDQVLVAGSSPVFWQIFLQMILVVIGNTLVQWANPLLYNRLIFSYTRDLRERIIHKLHRLPIAFVDRQGSGEMVSRVTTDIEQLAAGLTMIFNQFFIGVLMILVSILAMLQIHLLMTLLVLLLTPLSMVISRFIAKKSYHLFQKQTETRGIQTQLIEESLSQQTIIQTFNAQTEFIQRLHEANANYAGYSQSAIFYSSTVNPSTRFVNALIYALLAGVGAYRIMMGSTLTIGRLVTFLNYVQQYTKPFNDISSVLAELQSALACAERVYAVLESSEVSETGKEVLTSDQVKGAISFKHVTFGYHPEKILIKDLSIDIPAGSKVAIVGPTGAGKSTLINLLMRFYPINSGDILLDGHSIYDYTRASLRQQFGMVLQETWLKQGTIHDNIAFGNPEASREQVIAAAKAANADFFIQQLPQGYDTKLENAGESLSVGQAQLLTIARVFLAIPKILILDEATSSIDTRTEVLVQDAFAKLMKGRTSFIIAHRLSTIQDADLILVLVDGDIVEHGNHQDLMARKGKYYQMQRAAVFSSE encoded by the coding sequence ATGAGACGACAAACCGCAAACCAGACGCTCAAACGTTTGGCTAAGGATTTAGCAAGCCATCCCTTCCTCCTTTTCCTAGCCTTTCTAGGAACTATTGCCCAGGTTGCCTTATCAATCTACCTACCTATTCTGATTGGGCAGGTCATTGACCAGGTCCTGGTGGCTGGTTCTTCACCAGTTTTTTGGCAGATTTTTCTCCAGATGATATTGGTGGTCATAGGAAATACCCTCGTTCAATGGGCCAATCCTCTTCTTTATAATCGCCTAATCTTCTCTTATACCAGAGATTTACGAGAGCGAATCATTCATAAGCTCCATCGTTTACCAATTGCTTTTGTGGATAGGCAAGGTAGTGGGGAGATGGTTAGTCGTGTGACCACGGACATAGAGCAGTTGGCAGCTGGCTTGACCATGATTTTTAATCAATTTTTCATTGGTGTCTTGATGATTTTGGTTAGTATTCTGGCTATGCTCCAAATTCATCTCCTCATGACCCTCTTGGTCTTGCTGTTGACGCCACTGTCCATGGTGATTTCACGCTTTATTGCCAAGAAATCTTATCATCTCTTCCAGAAGCAAACAGAGACGAGGGGGATTCAGACTCAGTTGATTGAAGAATCGCTTAGCCAGCAAACTATTATCCAGACTTTCAATGCTCAAACAGAGTTTATCCAAAGACTGCACGAGGCGAATGCCAACTACGCAGGCTATTCTCAGTCAGCCATCTTTTATTCATCAACGGTCAATCCTTCGACTCGCTTTGTCAATGCACTCATCTATGCTCTTCTTGCTGGAGTGGGAGCTTATCGTATCATGATGGGATCCACCTTGACCATTGGGCGTTTAGTAACTTTTTTGAACTATGTCCAGCAGTACACTAAGCCCTTTAACGATATTTCTTCAGTTCTAGCCGAATTGCAAAGTGCTCTCGCTTGTGCAGAGCGTGTTTATGCTGTCTTAGAGAGCTCCGAGGTGTCTGAAACAGGTAAGGAAGTCTTGACCAGCGACCAAGTCAAGGGAGCTATTTCCTTTAAACATGTTACTTTTGGCTACCATCCAGAAAAAATCTTGATTAAGGACTTGTCTATCGATATCCCAGCTGGTAGCAAGGTGGCCATCGTTGGTCCTACAGGTGCTGGCAAATCAACCCTCATCAATCTCCTCATGCGTTTTTATCCCATCAACTCGGGAGATATCTTGCTAGACGGTCACTCGATTTATGACTATACCCGAGCATCATTGAGACAGCAGTTTGGCATGGTGCTACAGGAAACCTGGCTCAAGCAAGGGACCATTCATGACAATATTGCATTTGGCAATCCTGAAGCCAGTCGAGAGCAGGTGATTGCTGCTGCCAAAGCAGCCAATGCAGACTTTTTCATCCAACAGTTGCCACAGGGCTATGATACCAAACTGGAAAATGCGGGTGAATCTCTCTCTGTCGGTCAGGCTCAGCTCTTGACCATTGCCCGTGTCTTTCTGGCTATTCCAAAGATTCTTATCTTAGACGAGGCGACTTCTTCCATCGATACGCGGACAGAGGTGCTGGTACAGGATGCCTTTGCCAAACTGATGAAAGGGCGCACAAGCTTTATCATCGCCCACCGCCTGTCAACCATTCAGGATGCGGATTTGATTCTTGTCTTGGTAGATGGTGACATTGTGGAACATGGCAATCATCAGGACCTCATGGCTAGAAAGGGCAAGTATTACCAAATGCAGCGAGCTGCAGTTTTTAGCTCTGAATAA
- a CDS encoding ABC transporter ATP-binding protein produces the protein MKHLLSYFKPYIKESILAPLFKLLEAVFELLVPMVIAGIVDQSLPQRDQGHLWMQIGLLLIFAVIGVLVALVAQFYSAKAAVGFAKGLTDDLYRHILSLPKDSRDRLTTSSLVTRLTSDTYQIQTGINQFLRLFLRAPIIVFGAIFMAYRISAELTFWFLVMVVILTIVIVGLSRLVNPLYSSLRKKTDQLVQETRQQLQGMRVIRAFGQEKRELQIFQTLNQVYARLQEKTGFWSSLLTPLTYLIVNGTLLVIIWQGYISIQGVLLSQGALIALINYLLQILVELVKLAMLINSLNQSYISAKRIEEVFTEAPEDIFSELDQKQATGDRVLQVKELTFTYPDAAQPSLRNISFDMKQWQILGIIGGTGSGKSSLVQVLLGLYPADKGSIDLYRDGRSPRNLEQWRSWIAYVPQKVELFKGTIRSNLTLGFNQEVTDQKLWQALEIAQAKDFVSEKEGLLDAIVEAGGRNFSGGQKQRLSIARSVLRQAPFLILDDATSALDTITESKLLKSIRENLPNTSLILISQRTSTLQMADQILLLEKGELLAVGKHDDLMKSSQVYREINASQHGKED, from the coding sequence ATGAAACACTTACTATCTTACTTCAAACCCTATATCAAAGAATCAATTTTGGCACCCTTGTTCAAGTTGCTAGAAGCTGTTTTTGAACTCTTGGTTCCCATGGTGATTGCTGGGATTGTTGACCAGTCCTTGCCCCAGAGAGATCAAGGGCATCTATGGATGCAGATTGGCCTGCTCCTTATCTTTGCAGTGATTGGCGTTTTAGTGGCCTTGGTAGCCCAGTTTTACTCAGCGAAGGCAGCGGTTGGTTTTGCCAAAGGACTGACAGACGACCTTTATCGTCATATTCTTTCCCTACCCAAGGATAGCAGAGATCGTCTGACAACTTCTAGCTTGGTGACACGCTTGACTTCGGATACTTACCAGATTCAGACTGGTATCAATCAATTCCTGCGCCTCTTTTTGCGAGCGCCTATTATCGTTTTTGGTGCCATTTTTATGGCCTATCGCATCTCAGCTGAGCTGACTTTCTGGTTCTTGGTCATGGTTGTCATTTTGACAATCGTCATTGTAGGACTCTCTCGACTGGTCAATCCTCTCTACAGTAGTCTCAGAAAGAAAACGGATCAGCTAGTTCAGGAAACGCGCCAGCAATTGCAAGGGATGCGAGTTATTCGTGCTTTTGGACAAGAAAAACGAGAGTTACAGATTTTTCAAACCCTTAACCAAGTTTATGCTAGATTACAAGAAAAGACGGGTTTCTGGTCTAGTTTGTTAACACCTCTGACCTATCTGATTGTTAATGGAACTCTTCTCGTCATCATCTGGCAGGGCTATATTTCAATTCAAGGAGTTTTACTCAGTCAAGGAGCTCTCATTGCCCTTATCAACTACCTCTTGCAGATTTTGGTGGAATTGGTTAAGCTCGCCATGCTGATCAATTCTCTTAACCAGTCTTATATCTCAGCTAAGCGAATTGAGGAAGTTTTTACCGAAGCTCCAGAAGATATTTTTTCAGAATTAGATCAAAAGCAAGCTACCGGTGATCGGGTTTTACAAGTCAAAGAATTAACCTTTACCTATCCTGATGCGGCCCAGCCTTCTCTGAGAAACATTTCCTTTGATATGAAGCAATGGCAGATCCTTGGTATCATTGGGGGAACGGGTTCTGGTAAGTCAAGTTTGGTGCAAGTCTTACTTGGTCTTTATCCAGCAGATAAGGGAAGCATTGACCTTTATCGAGATGGGCGTAGTCCTCGTAATTTGGAGCAGTGGCGGTCTTGGATTGCCTATGTGCCTCAAAAAGTCGAGCTCTTTAAAGGAACTATTCGTTCCAACTTGACTTTGGGTTTCAATCAAGAAGTAACTGACCAGAAACTCTGGCAGGCCTTGGAAATTGCGCAAGCAAAGGATTTTGTCAGTGAAAAGGAAGGACTCTTAGACGCCATAGTTGAGGCAGGAGGACGAAATTTCTCAGGTGGACAAAAACAAAGGTTGTCTATCGCCCGATCAGTCCTGCGCCAAGCTCCGTTTCTCATCCTAGATGATGCAACCTCGGCCCTCGACACCATTACCGAGTCCAAGCTCTTGAAATCTATTCGAGAAAATTTGCCAAACACGAGCTTAATCTTGATTTCTCAACGGACTTCGACGCTTCAGATGGCTGACCAGATTCTCCTTTTGGAAAAAGGTGAGTTACTAGCTGTTGGCAAGCACGATGACTTGATGAAATCCAGCCAAGTCTATCGGGAAATCAATGCATCCCAACATGGAAAGGAGGACTAG
- a CDS encoding TRZ/ATZ family protein, translated as MKVYQHVNIVTCDQDFHVYLNGILAVKDSQIIYVGQEKQEILDQAEQIIDYQGAWIMPGLVNCHTHSAMTGLRGIQDDSNLHEWLNDYIWPAEADFTPDMTTKAVKEALTEMLQSGTTSFNDMYNPNGVAIEQIYQAVKASKMRCYFSPTLFSSETETTAETISRTRAIIEEILEYKNSNFKVMVAPHSPYSCSRDLLEASLDMAKELDISIHIHVAETKEESEIILKRYGKRPLAFLEELGYLDHPSVFAHGVELNEREIERLASSHVAIAHNPISNLKLASGIAPIIQLQKAGVAVGIATDSVASNNNLDMFEEGRTAALLQKMKSGDASQFPIETALKALTIEGAKVLGMQELIGSLEVGKQADFLVIQPQGKIHLQPQENMLSHLVYAVKSSDVDDVYIAGEQVVKQGKVLTVEI; from the coding sequence ATGAAAGTCTATCAGCATGTAAATATTGTGACTTGTGACCAAGATTTCCATGTCTATTTGAATGGTATCTTAGCCGTTAAGGACTCTCAAATCATCTATGTTGGTCAAGAGAAACAAGAGATTTTAGATCAAGCTGAGCAGATTATAGACTATCAGGGAGCCTGGATCATGCCGGGATTGGTCAATTGCCATACCCATTCAGCTATGACAGGATTGAGAGGGATCCAAGATGATAGCAATCTCCACGAATGGCTTAATGACTATATCTGGCCAGCAGAAGCAGACTTCACTCCCGACATGACTACCAAGGCGGTCAAAGAAGCTCTGACGGAGATGCTCCAGTCAGGAACAACAAGCTTCAACGATATGTATAATCCCAATGGTGTGGCTATTGAGCAAATTTATCAGGCAGTCAAGGCTTCCAAGATGCGTTGTTATTTCTCACCGACCCTCTTTTCTTCAGAGACAGAAACAACTGCTGAGACCATAAGCAGAACACGTGCCATCATTGAGGAAATCTTAGAATATAAAAATTCAAATTTCAAGGTCATGGTAGCTCCTCACTCTCCCTACAGCTGTAGTAGAGACTTGCTGGAAGCGAGCTTAGATATGGCAAAAGAGCTGGACATTTCTATCCATATCCATGTGGCGGAGACCAAGGAGGAGTCAGAAATAATCCTCAAACGCTACGGCAAACGCCCCCTTGCTTTTCTTGAAGAACTGGGTTATTTAGATCATCCGTCCGTCTTTGCTCACGGGGTCGAATTAAACGAGCGAGAAATTGAGCGCTTGGCCTCCTCTCATGTGGCTATCGCCCATAATCCTATCAGTAACCTCAAACTGGCCTCAGGAATCGCTCCAATCATCCAACTGCAAAAAGCAGGAGTAGCAGTCGGCATTGCGACTGACTCGGTTGCTTCCAATAACAATCTAGATATGTTTGAGGAAGGACGGACAGCCGCACTACTTCAGAAAATGAAGAGCGGAGATGCCAGCCAATTTCCTATCGAAACAGCCCTCAAGGCTTTGACGATTGAAGGAGCAAAGGTCCTCGGTATGCAAGAACTGATTGGAAGTCTTGAAGTTGGCAAGCAAGCGGATTTTCTGGTCATTCAACCACAAGGGAAAATCCATCTCCAACCTCAGGAAAATATGCTCTCTCACCTCGTTTATGCAGTTAAATCCAGTGATGTTGATGATGTTTATATCGCTGGAGAACAGGTGGTTAAGCAAGGCAAAGTTTTGACGGTAGAGATTTAA
- a CDS encoding nucleotidyl transferase AbiEii/AbiGii toxin family protein, with protein MFSNANSFKAKIKNISKDKGIPAQQVQQHYLIEQVLKLISTSSYRDSFIVKGGYLIGQMIGLDKRTTMDLDVTLKGTEMSKENLIHIFEEILCSKTDGFSFSVDKLEPIRQDDEYGGFSLKLNATFDTLKEVVFIDITTGDKITPREITYSMSSIFTNESIKIWTYNLETVLAEKLETIISRGLASTRPRDRYDLFTLYKLRKEEINLEVLKNALENTAEKRKSKDTIYNWEEQVRGIEISDYQKELWIRYQRQFKYAKDISFDNSVQVIREIMQQIF; from the coding sequence ATGTTTTCAAATGCGAATAGCTTTAAAGCAAAAATCAAAAACATTTCAAAAGATAAGGGAATTCCAGCCCAACAAGTACAACAACATTATTTAATTGAGCAAGTGTTAAAACTGATTTCTACTAGTTCTTATAGAGATTCCTTCATTGTAAAAGGAGGGTATCTAATAGGTCAAATGATTGGACTAGATAAGCGAACCACAATGGATTTAGATGTCACTCTGAAGGGAACCGAAATGAGCAAAGAAAATTTGATTCATATCTTTGAAGAGATTCTTTGTTCTAAAACTGATGGATTTTCATTTTCAGTAGATAAGCTAGAACCTATTCGCCAAGATGATGAATATGGAGGATTTTCATTAAAATTAAATGCAACTTTCGATACATTAAAGGAGGTTGTTTTTATTGATATTACTACTGGTGATAAGATCACACCAAGAGAAATTACTTATTCAATGAGTTCTATCTTTACTAATGAAAGCATCAAGATATGGACATATAATCTAGAGACTGTACTTGCTGAAAAGTTAGAAACGATCATCAGTAGGGGATTAGCTTCGACACGCCCACGTGATCGATATGATCTTTTCACCTTGTATAAACTTAGAAAAGAAGAGATTAATCTAGAAGTGTTAAAAAATGCACTTGAGAATACGGCAGAAAAACGTAAAAGTAAAGATACTATTTATAATTGGGAAGAACAAGTGAGAGGAATTGAAATTTCTGATTATCAGAAAGAGCTATGGATTCGTTATCAACGCCAATTTAAGTATGCTAAAGATATCTCATTTGATAACTCTGTTCAGGTTATTAGGGAAATTATGCAACAAATATTTTAG
- a CDS encoding type IV toxin-antitoxin system AbiEi family antitoxin domain-containing protein: protein MVDKREKLMNSFNQYGFLTFKQVIDENLHYKTLLKMVTEGKIDAAEKGLYRLPDIYLDEWFVLQYRFPKGIFSLETALWLHGLSLTIPFNMTMSFPYGTNTKNIKEADIRPIILRSHYSEGIIEIERLPGQFIKVYEVERVLVECLRPVHQVDLQIIAPAFKKYFQQNKIYLHKLFYYAQLFKVTDKLQSYTEVLS from the coding sequence ATGGTTGATAAAAGAGAGAAACTGATGAACTCTTTCAATCAGTATGGTTTTTTAACTTTTAAACAAGTGATAGATGAAAATTTACACTACAAAACCTTATTAAAAATGGTTACAGAAGGAAAAATCGATGCTGCAGAAAAAGGCTTATATCGCTTACCTGATATTTATTTAGATGAGTGGTTTGTTCTTCAGTATCGATTTCCAAAGGGAATCTTTTCTTTGGAGACAGCACTTTGGTTACATGGTTTATCTTTGACTATCCCTTTTAACATGACGATGAGTTTTCCTTATGGTACGAATACCAAAAACATTAAGGAAGCAGATATACGTCCTATTATTTTACGCTCTCACTATAGTGAAGGAATTATTGAAATAGAGCGTCTTCCTGGCCAATTTATTAAAGTTTATGAAGTTGAACGAGTTTTGGTTGAGTGTCTAAGACCAGTTCATCAGGTGGATCTTCAAATTATTGCACCAGCGTTTAAAAAATATTTTCAACAAAATAAAATTTATTTACACAAATTATTTTATTATGCCCAGCTATTTAAAGTAACTGATAAGTTACAATCTTATACGGAGGTACTATCTTAA
- the dcm gene encoding DNA (cytosine-5-)-methyltransferase, translating to MRFIDLFSGIGGFRLGMESVGHECIGFCEIDKFARESYKSIFQTEGEIEFHDIRDVSDDEFKKLRGKVDIICGGFPCQAFSIAGRRLGFEDTRGTLFFEIARAAKQIQPRFLFLENVKGLLNHDKGRTFTTILTTLDELGFDVEWQVLNSKDFGVPQNRERVFIIGHSRKKSTRLLFPFRREGQATNSEILKTLGNLNPSKSGMSGKVYYSEGLAPTLVRGKGEGFKIAIPCITPDRLDKRQNGRRFKENQEAMFTLNTQDRHGIVVVGDLPTSFKETGRVYGSEGLSPTLTTMQGGDKIPKILIPEPIKFLKVREATKKGYAQAEIGDSINLERPSSQYRRGRVGKGIANTLTTSGQMGVVVASYEGEDKQVYHVAGVLIDGQFYRLRIRRITPKECFRLQGFPDWAFEAARKVSSNSQLYKQAGNSVTVPVIAAIAKKLKEIEEKDESIK from the coding sequence ATGAGATTTATTGATTTATTTTCAGGTATAGGTGGATTTCGACTAGGAATGGAAAGTGTTGGACACGAGTGTATTGGATTTTGTGAGATTGATAAATTTGCTAGAGAATCTTATAAGTCCATTTTTCAAACGGAAGGAGAAATTGAATTTCATGACATACGAGATGTTTCAGATGACGAATTTAAAAAACTTAGAGGGAAAGTCGATATCATCTGTGGGGGATTCCCTTGTCAAGCATTTTCAATCGCAGGAAGACGATTGGGATTTGAAGATACTAGAGGAACTTTGTTCTTTGAAATTGCTCGGGCGGCCAAACAAATCCAACCACGTTTTCTTTTTCTTGAAAATGTTAAAGGCCTACTCAATCACGATAAGGGACGGACGTTCACCACAATCCTTACCACACTTGATGAGTTGGGGTTTGATGTTGAGTGGCAGGTGCTTAACAGTAAGGATTTCGGCGTTCCCCAAAACAGAGAGAGGGTGTTTATTATCGGACATTCTAGAAAGAAAAGTACCAGACTCTTATTTCCTTTCAGACGAGAAGGTCAAGCAACTAACTCTGAGATTTTAAAAACATTAGGGAATTTGAATCCATCAAAAAGTGGAATGAGCGGTAAAGTCTATTATTCAGAAGGTCTTGCGCCAACCTTAGTTCGTGGAAAAGGAGAAGGATTTAAGATTGCGATTCCTTGCATTACACCAGATAGATTAGACAAGAGACAAAATGGTAGACGCTTTAAGGAAAACCAAGAGGCGATGTTTACTTTAAATACTCAGGATCGTCATGGTATTGTCGTTGTTGGAGATTTACCAACTAGCTTTAAGGAAACTGGTCGAGTTTATGGAAGTGAGGGGTTATCTCCAACACTGACTACAATGCAAGGTGGAGATAAAATTCCCAAAATACTAATTCCAGAACCAATCAAATTTCTAAAAGTACGGGAAGCAACGAAAAAAGGATACGCTCAAGCAGAAATAGGAGATTCAATTAATTTGGAAAGACCAAGTTCTCAGTATCGTCGTGGTAGAGTTGGAAAAGGTATAGCTAATACGTTAACAACTAGTGGACAAATGGGAGTAGTAGTTGCTAGTTATGAAGGAGAAGATAAACAAGTTTATCATGTAGCCGGTGTATTAATAGATGGACAGTTTTACCGTCTGAGGATACGACGAATCACTCCTAAAGAGTGTTTTCGCTTGCAGGGCTTTCCTGATTGGGCTTTTGAAGCTGCTAGAAAAGTCTCTAGTAATAGTCAGCTCTATAAACAAGCTGGTAATAGTGTAACCGTTCCTGTGATTGCCGCAATCGCAAAGAAATTAAAAGAAATAGAGGAAAAAGATGAAAGCATTAAATAA
- a CDS encoding replication initiator protein A, translating to MKRITANQYQTSERYYKLPKILFEDEKYMDMKLEVKVAYSILKDRLELSLNRGWIDEEGAVFLVFSNSKLMRLLGCSKSKLLSIKKTLKEYDLIDEVQQSSSVKGRLANKIYLGELSSTPVDNSNRPSVNKRLGQVENETAPVSYSAPSETEVSETKYSETDSLFTEDEEDRNTHPILKRKVEKVTKYDRDYIWGLVQDQFRREGFSETASEIAMTDFERIYQYALDNVRFVRRAEALAEFVFNGLYSVWNNRVRKGGG from the coding sequence ATGAAACGAATTACCGCAAATCAATACCAAACTTCAGAACGGTATTATAAATTACCTAAAATTCTTTTTGAGGATGAGAAATATATGGATATGAAACTAGAAGTAAAGGTGGCTTATTCTATTTTAAAAGATCGTTTAGAATTATCTCTCAATCGTGGTTGGATAGATGAAGAAGGCGCGGTTTTTTTAGTATTTTCTAATTCTAAACTGATGAGGCTGTTAGGTTGTTCGAAGTCAAAATTACTGTCCATCAAAAAAACTCTTAAAGAATATGACTTAATTGATGAAGTTCAACAGTCTTCAAGTGTTAAAGGAAGACTAGCTAATAAGATTTATTTAGGAGAATTATCTTCTACCCCAGTAGATAATTCAAACAGGCCTAGTGTTAATAAAAGACTAGGGCAGGTTGAAAATGAAACGGCCCCCGTCTCATATTCAGCCCCTAGTGAGACTGAAGTTAGTGAGACTAAATATAGTGAGACTGATTCTTTATTTACTGAGGATGAGGAGGATAGGAATACTCATCCTATCTTGAAAAGAAAAGTAGAAAAGGTCACAAAATATGATCGAGATTATATTTGGGGATTGGTACAAGATCAATTTAGACGAGAAGGTTTTTCTGAAACAGCCAGTGAAATTGCTATGACTGATTTTGAGAGAATCTATCAGTATGCTCTTGACAATGTTCGCTTTGTTAGACGAGCGGAAGCACTTGCTGAATTTGTGTTTAACGGCTTGTATTCTGTTTGGAATAACCGTGTTAGAAAAGGAGGTGGTTAA
- a CDS encoding CPBP family intramembrane glutamic endopeptidase, whose translation MKRIIPVYIFQQVNVLLVSLYLLKLLCISELTILQILYCASLISFLWMYGQRKQVVKVNMKTRMKWLGIGFVSLLIISLCFSLIHAQGSTNQANLIGLQHQVPWFSFLLFLINASMVEEFLYREILWNLARKLDIRVALTSVLFALAHHPGTILGWCLYVSLGMFLGLVRYKSDLWGSMGLHLVWNLSVYVLFFL comes from the coding sequence ATGAAAAGAATAATTCCAGTGTATATATTCCAACAAGTAAATGTTTTATTGGTATCCCTATACTTACTGAAATTGCTTTGTATTAGTGAGTTAACCATACTACAGATTCTCTATTGTGCGTCGCTCATTTCTTTTTTATGGATGTATGGTCAACGAAAACAAGTTGTCAAGGTCAATATGAAAACTAGGATGAAATGGCTTGGTATTGGATTCGTTAGCCTACTGATTATAAGTCTATGTTTTAGTCTGATTCATGCTCAAGGAAGCACGAATCAAGCAAACTTAATTGGGCTTCAACATCAAGTTCCTTGGTTTTCATTTTTATTGTTCTTAATCAATGCGAGTATGGTTGAAGAATTTTTGTATCGAGAAATTTTATGGAACTTGGCTAGAAAATTAGATATTCGAGTTGCTTTGACAAGTGTTTTATTTGCCTTAGCACATCATCCAGGAACCATTCTAGGTTGGTGTTTGTATGTTTCACTTGGGATGTTTTTAGGGCTTGTACGCTATAAATCTGACTTATGGGGCAGTATGGGTCTACATTTAGTGTGGAACCTATCAGTCTATGTCTTATTTTTTCTTTAA